In Flavobacterium endoglycinae, one DNA window encodes the following:
- a CDS encoding glycoside hydrolase family 130 protein — protein sequence MRVSVTRKNIKFTPDSRRVVARYFMNGYERTQQMVIRIMMLDEKQVSETLEQTLREFARRHRNISAIFFRHCEKIKDLIEAMQIDYEAMSLNRKMLIGSYCTMEYAIESAAIFNPSIVEDFDQSGLEAGEKRVVISFRATGEGHISSIVFRRGILDRDNNLHVMKIGHHIDKSEIEHKTLLNKERFLTKLSEMHTQDKYIVQIMSDLPNEFEFAVLKNLIYTALADPSIRQERRTALEEIIWLANSFYDVQFNHDSDITERVIFPISDSESRGIEDARFVRFVDDDNSVRVMATYTAYNGHTILPKLISTEDFYNFRIMPLHGTGAQNKNLALFPRKIKGKYAMLARIDGVNNYIMFSERATQWNNPILLQEPRYTWELTQIGNCGSPLWTEEGWLVITHGVGTMRRYCIGASLFDLDDPSKEIGRLKEPLLSPLEDEREGYVPNVVYSCGAIIHNNSLILPYAVSDYSSTYGVVDLAELLDALKKSK from the coding sequence ATGCGAGTATCAGTTACCCGAAAAAACATAAAATTTACCCCCGATTCCAGAAGAGTTGTTGCCCGTTATTTCATGAACGGCTATGAACGAACCCAGCAAATGGTTATTCGTATTATGATGCTTGACGAAAAACAAGTATCCGAAACTTTAGAGCAAACGCTTCGGGAATTTGCCAGACGACACCGAAATATTTCAGCCATATTTTTTAGACACTGCGAAAAAATAAAGGACTTAATCGAAGCCATGCAGATTGATTACGAAGCCATGTCGTTAAATCGTAAAATGCTAATTGGTTCGTATTGCACTATGGAATATGCGATAGAATCAGCGGCAATTTTTAACCCATCGATTGTAGAAGATTTTGACCAGTCTGGATTAGAAGCTGGTGAAAAAAGAGTCGTTATTTCGTTTCGTGCTACGGGAGAAGGTCATATTTCTTCGATTGTTTTTAGAAGAGGTATTTTAGACCGCGACAATAATCTTCATGTGATGAAAATTGGTCATCATATTGATAAATCCGAAATCGAACATAAAACACTGCTTAACAAGGAGCGCTTTTTGACCAAATTATCCGAAATGCATACGCAGGATAAATATATTGTTCAAATTATGAGCGATCTCCCAAATGAATTTGAATTTGCCGTTTTAAAAAATCTAATATATACCGCTTTAGCCGATCCATCTATACGTCAGGAAAGAAGAACGGCGCTGGAAGAAATTATCTGGCTGGCAAATTCATTTTACGATGTACAGTTTAATCATGATTCGGATATTACAGAACGTGTTATATTCCCGATTTCAGATTCTGAAAGTCGTGGTATCGAAGATGCGCGTTTTGTCCGTTTTGTAGATGATGACAATTCAGTACGCGTTATGGCAACTTATACGGCTTATAACGGACACACGATTTTACCAAAACTTATTTCTACTGAAGATTTTTATAATTTCAGAATTATGCCTTTACACGGAACTGGAGCTCAAAATAAAAACCTTGCTTTATTTCCTCGTAAAATAAAAGGAAAATATGCAATGCTGGCCCGAATTGACGGTGTGAACAATTACATCATGTTTTCGGAACGTGCCACGCAATGGAACAATCCAATCTTGCTGCAAGAACCTCGTTATACTTGGGAATTGACGCAGATAGGAAACTGTGGTTCTCCACTTTGGACAGAAGAAGGCTGGCTGGTTATTACACACGGTGTAGGAACCATGCGACGTTATTGTATAGGTGCTTCGCTGTTTGATCTCGACGATCCTTCAAAAGAAATTGGAAGATTGAAAGAACCTTTGCTTTCTCCGCTTGAAGATGAACGCGAAGGTTATGTTCCAAATGTAGTGTATTCTTGCGGCGCAATTATTCACAACAACAGTTTGATTTTACCTTATGCAGTTTCAGATTATTCTTCAACTTATGGTGTGGTTGATCTGGCGGAATTGCTGGATGCTTTGAAGAAAAGCAAATAA
- a CDS encoding DUF1349 domain-containing protein produces the protein MKTKFLICSAIFGIILFSACNTASKENKTAENTNIKSEDSAVVRGTPCDVKLNNIHFTKSINGADTLAKVDSKNNIEFHVGEKKDYFSDPNNKLSNTSAPILLSKLDNTKPFTITAKVTPEFKGLYNAGVLYLYVNDNFYQKFCFEQDERGNHRIVTVRTMGTSDDNNHDVVKEKTVYMKISSDTQTVASYYSLDNKNWQMVRLYKNNYPAELWTGISAQCPIEKGTTSYFEDVVLEQKSVKDFRLGI, from the coding sequence ATGAAAACTAAATTTCTAATCTGCTCTGCAATCTTTGGAATCATTTTATTTTCGGCTTGCAATACTGCTTCGAAAGAAAATAAAACAGCCGAAAACACAAATATAAAATCAGAAGATTCCGCTGTGGTACGCGGCACTCCGTGCGATGTAAAACTAAATAACATTCATTTTACAAAATCAATTAACGGTGCCGATACGCTCGCTAAAGTAGATTCCAAAAATAATATCGAATTTCATGTGGGCGAGAAAAAAGATTATTTCTCTGATCCTAACAACAAATTATCCAATACCTCTGCTCCTATTCTTTTATCGAAATTAGACAATACCAAACCCTTTACGATTACTGCAAAAGTGACTCCTGAATTTAAAGGTTTGTACAATGCTGGAGTTTTATATTTGTACGTAAATGACAATTTTTACCAGAAATTCTGTTTTGAACAGGATGAACGCGGTAATCACAGAATTGTAACGGTTCGCACAATGGGAACTTCTGATGACAATAATCACGATGTGGTAAAAGAAAAAACGGTTTATATGAAAATTTCATCAGATACGCAGACTGTGGCGAGTTATTATTCTCTTGATAATAAAAACTGGCAGATGGTTCGTTTGTACAAAAACAATTATCCGGCAGAACTTTGGACAGGAATCAGCGCGCAATGTCCAATCGAAAAAGGAACCACAAGTTATTTTGAAGATGTTGTTTTGGAACAAAAAAGCGTCAAAGATTTTCGTTTAGGAATCTAA
- a CDS encoding GNAT family N-acetyltransferase, producing the protein MNFNLQPVLENDLCVLHPLEEKDFDALYEVASDPKIWEQHPNKDRWKKEVFEKFFEGAIQSKGAFKITDKETGKVIGSTRFYDYSAEDDCVFIGYTFYSVACWGKGFNLSVKKTMLDYLFNYVSKVRFHIGAENVRSQIAISRLGAQKIAEEEVAYFGEKPKLNFVYEIEKKNWK; encoded by the coding sequence ATGAATTTTAATTTACAACCTGTTTTAGAAAATGATCTTTGTGTTCTTCATCCTTTAGAAGAAAAAGATTTTGATGCGTTATACGAAGTCGCTTCTGATCCTAAAATTTGGGAACAGCATCCAAATAAAGACCGATGGAAAAAAGAAGTTTTTGAAAAGTTCTTTGAAGGTGCAATCCAAAGTAAAGGTGCTTTTAAAATTACCGATAAAGAAACCGGAAAAGTGATAGGAAGTACCCGATTTTACGATTATAGTGCTGAAGACGATTGTGTTTTTATTGGTTACACTTTTTACTCTGTTGCTTGCTGGGGAAAAGGATTTAATTTGAGTGTAAAGAAAACGATGCTTGATTATCTTTTTAATTATGTTTCGAAAGTCCGCTTTCATATTGGTGCCGAAAACGTGCGTTCGCAGATTGCAATTTCAAGATTAGGAGCTCAAAAAATAGCCGAAGAAGAAGTGGCTTACTTTGGCGAAAAACCAAAATTGAATTTTGTTTACGAGATTGAAAAGAAGAATTGGAAGTAA
- the map gene encoding type I methionyl aminopeptidase gives MSITTESELIGMQQASEAVAYTLREMVKYAKPGMTTKELDNYGGQILNDLGAKSAPYVTYGFPGWTCISVNNEFCHGIPSDKTILAEGDLINIDVSAELKGFWSDNGNSFVIGEDLNQHQKLIEASKQILHKAIHNIKGGVRIADIGFLIETEAKKRGYKVIKNLTGHGVGRNLHEEPHEIANYRDRFNLTRFKKNSVVAIETFISTTSTYAETLQDGWTMVGNKGGFMAQHEHTIVVTDGKPIILTEMNEIWN, from the coding sequence ATGTCTATTACAACAGAATCAGAATTAATTGGAATGCAGCAGGCAAGTGAAGCCGTTGCGTATACTTTGCGAGAAATGGTAAAATATGCCAAACCAGGAATGACTACAAAAGAACTCGATAATTACGGCGGACAAATCTTAAATGATTTAGGAGCTAAGTCGGCGCCTTATGTAACGTATGGTTTTCCGGGTTGGACTTGTATAAGTGTTAATAATGAATTCTGCCACGGAATTCCATCTGATAAAACTATTTTAGCCGAAGGAGATTTAATCAATATTGATGTTTCGGCTGAATTAAAAGGTTTTTGGTCAGACAACGGAAATTCTTTTGTAATAGGAGAAGACCTCAACCAGCACCAAAAACTGATTGAAGCTTCAAAACAAATTCTGCATAAAGCCATTCATAACATAAAAGGCGGTGTTCGTATTGCTGATATTGGATTTCTAATCGAAACCGAAGCAAAAAAAAGAGGTTATAAAGTCATTAAAAACCTAACTGGACACGGAGTGGGAAGAAACCTTCATGAAGAACCGCACGAAATTGCCAATTATAGAGATAGATTTAATCTGACTCGTTTTAAGAAAAATTCTGTTGTGGCTATCGAAACTTTTATTTCTACAACCTCAACTTATGCCGAAACTTTGCAGGATGGGTGGACCATGGTAGGAAATAAAGGTGGTTTTATGGCACAGCACGAACATACAATCGTTGTGACAGATGGTAAGCCGATTATTTTGACTGAAATGAATGAGATCTGGAATTAA
- a CDS encoding response regulator transcription factor has translation MSKVSIEEQLASTFLKQTFLDGETLNIDDYKKLASAYVSIEQCVAVLSDYQADCSYIYNSDFGKIFGLPSGDLFIDSAFEDCIFDKLNSNDVVERHALELQFYQFLKNLPIEEYRKYSTFTRLRTSDPENLSYINHRTMYLKKSPNGSILLSLCLYAPSTDSQSRNGIDGKIVNIQTGETIASEKYKPYSETILSKRELEILTLVAKGNNSDQIADLLNISVYTVRRHRQNIIQKMKVANTTEALKTAFVMGLINA, from the coding sequence ATGTCAAAAGTTTCGATAGAAGAACAGCTCGCTTCTACATTTTTAAAGCAGACTTTTCTAGATGGGGAAACTCTTAATATAGACGATTATAAAAAATTAGCTTCCGCTTACGTTTCTATAGAACAATGCGTTGCGGTTCTTTCCGATTATCAAGCTGATTGCAGTTATATTTATAATAGCGATTTTGGAAAAATATTCGGACTTCCTTCTGGTGATTTGTTTATTGATTCGGCTTTTGAAGACTGTATTTTCGACAAACTCAATTCTAATGATGTAGTCGAGCGCCATGCGCTTGAACTTCAGTTTTATCAATTTCTTAAAAACTTACCCATCGAAGAGTATAGAAAATACAGCACTTTTACCCGCCTGCGTACTTCAGATCCTGAAAATCTGAGTTACATTAACCATCGGACCATGTACCTCAAAAAATCGCCAAATGGCAGCATCTTGCTTTCACTTTGTTTGTATGCCCCATCCACAGATTCGCAGTCCCGAAATGGAATTGATGGAAAAATTGTTAACATACAAACCGGCGAAACCATCGCTTCGGAAAAATACAAACCTTACAGCGAAACAATTCTTTCTAAAAGAGAATTAGAAATTTTAACCCTTGTGGCAAAAGGGAATAACAGCGATCAGATTGCCGATTTGCTAAATATTTCGGTTTATACTGTTCGCCGTCATAGACAAAATATAATTCAGAAAATGAAAGTTGCTAATACCACAGAAGCACTTAAAACCGCTTTTGTAATGGGATTGATAAACGCTTAA
- a CDS encoding 5'-methylthioadenosine/S-adenosylhomocysteine nucleosidase family protein: MIQINQTATFAIEDILFSFALESEAAEVFQKCNTLITGIGKVNAAYELSKAIQQKRPSIIINLGSAGSSCFQKGDVICCTQFVQRDMDVRGLGFAQYETPLSGLPPVLKYGLLMDNLPEGICGTGDNFEMGHCSDAYNVVDMEAYALAMIAMKEDIPFLCLKYISDGADDNAAEDWTVQVHKAAIAYGKLLGLIEEDVLS, encoded by the coding sequence ATGATACAAATTAATCAAACAGCAACATTTGCGATTGAAGATATTTTATTCTCTTTCGCACTTGAATCTGAAGCCGCAGAAGTTTTCCAGAAATGCAATACTTTAATTACCGGAATTGGAAAAGTCAATGCTGCATACGAATTGTCAAAAGCCATTCAACAGAAAAGACCTTCTATAATTATTAACCTTGGATCAGCTGGAAGCAGTTGTTTTCAAAAAGGAGACGTAATCTGTTGTACACAGTTTGTACAAAGAGATATGGATGTCCGTGGATTGGGTTTTGCACAATACGAAACGCCACTTTCGGGTTTACCTCCCGTTTTAAAATATGGTTTGTTAATGGATAATCTTCCAGAAGGAATCTGTGGAACAGGCGATAACTTCGAAATGGGACATTGTTCTGATGCCTATAATGTCGTCGATATGGAAGCGTATGCTTTAGCAATGATTGCCATGAAAGAAGATATTCCGTTTTTATGTCTCAAATATATCTCAGATGGTGCCGACGACAATGCCGCCGAAGATTGGACTGTTCAAGTTCACAAAGCTGCGATTGCTTATGGGAAACTTTTGGGATTGATTGAAGAGGATGTTTTGAGTTAA